In one Meles meles chromosome 17, mMelMel3.1 paternal haplotype, whole genome shotgun sequence genomic region, the following are encoded:
- the RAB7B gene encoding ras-related protein Rab-7b: protein MNPRKKVDLKLIIIGALGVGKTSLLHQYVHKTFYEDYQTTLGASILSKIIILDDTTLKLQIWDTGGQERFRSMVSTFYKGSDGCILAFDVTDLESFEALDTWRGDVLAKTIPMEPSYPMVVLGNKIDLADRQVPQEVAQGWCEEKDIPYFEVSAKNDINVVQAFEMLASRALSRYRSILENYLTDSIKLSPEDQSKSRCC from the exons ATGAATCCCCGGAAGAAGGTGGACCTGAAGCTCATCATCATCGGAGCGCTGGG TGTAGGAAAGACTTCCCTCCTCCACCAATATGTGCACAAGACATTTTATGAGGACTACCAGACCACGCTGGGGGCCAGCATCCTCTCCAAGATTATCATCCTGGATGACACAACTTTGAAGCTGCAG ATCTGGGACACAGGCGGACAGGAGCGGTTTCGCTCCATGGTGTCCACATTCTACAAAGGCTCCGATGGCTGCATCCTGGCTTTCGATGTCACCGACCTAGAGTCCTTTGAAGCGCTGGATACCTGGCGGGGTGATGTTCTGGCCAAAACTATTCCAATGGAGCCCTCCTACCCCATGGTGGTGCTGGGAAACAAGATCGATCTCGCAGACCGGCAG gtgccccaggaggtaGCCCAAGGCTGGTGTGAAGAGAAGGATATCCCCTACTTTGAAGTCAGTGCCAAGAATGACATCAACGTGGTACAAGCCTTCGAGATGCTGGCCAGCCGTGCTCTGTCCAGG TATCGCAGCATCTTAGAGAACTACCTCACAGACTCCATCAAGCTCTCACCGGAAGACCAGTCAAAGAGTAGATGTTGCTGA